The Phycisphaeraceae bacterium genome has a window encoding:
- a CDS encoding TerC family protein, with amino-acid sequence MLIAFFAGFVLVILVLIALDLGLIGRKAHVIGVREALLRTAGWVTLALSFNVLVYFLYEHNLFHFNDYHSHHKPGKTAALQFFMGYLLEQSLSVDNMFVIATIFAYFRVPLSQQHRVLFWGIMGALILRGVMIALGAVLIARFHWMVYVFGVLLLATAAKMLLSRTENIHPDRNLAVRIARRLWIVRTDVEGSHFFVKVPNPSGGLRTAITPMFLALILVETSDVMFAIDSIPAIFAVTSDPFIVFTSNVFAICGLRSLYFALAGLIDKFRYLKLSLVFLLAYVGVKMMWNGYFIDEPDMKINDVLSLSIIGGILTVGVLASIFADRREARLQATDEV; translated from the coding sequence ATGCTGATCGCCTTCTTCGCGGGCTTCGTGCTCGTCATCCTCGTGCTGATCGCCCTGGACCTGGGTTTGATCGGGCGCAAGGCCCACGTCATCGGCGTGCGCGAGGCGCTGCTGCGCACCGCGGGGTGGGTGACCCTGGCGCTCTCCTTCAACGTGCTCGTCTACTTCCTGTACGAGCACAACCTCTTCCACTTCAACGACTACCACTCCCATCACAAGCCGGGCAAGACGGCGGCGCTGCAGTTCTTCATGGGCTACCTGCTCGAGCAGTCGCTGTCGGTGGACAACATGTTCGTCATCGCCACGATCTTCGCGTACTTCCGGGTGCCGCTGAGCCAGCAGCACCGGGTGCTGTTCTGGGGCATCATGGGCGCGCTGATTCTTCGCGGCGTCATGATCGCGCTGGGCGCTGTTCTGATCGCCCGTTTTCACTGGATGGTCTACGTCTTCGGGGTGCTGCTGCTGGCCACCGCCGCCAAGATGCTGCTGTCCAGGACGGAGAACATCCATCCGGACCGCAACCTCGCGGTGCGCATCGCGCGTCGTCTGTGGATCGTGCGCACGGACGTGGAGGGCAGCCACTTCTTCGTCAAGGTGCCCAATCCATCGGGCGGTCTGCGCACCGCCATCACGCCCATGTTCCTGGCCCTGATTCTCGTCGAGACCAGCGACGTGATGTTCGCCATTGACTCGATTCCGGCCATCTTCGCCGTCACCAGCGATCCGTTCATCGTGTTCACGTCCAACGTGTTCGCCATCTGCGGGCTGAGGTCGCTGTACTTCGCGCTGGCGGGACTGATCGACAAGTTCCGCTACCTCAAGCTGTCGCTGGTCTTTCTGCTCGCCTACGTGGGCGTGAAGATGATGTGGAACGGCTACTTCATCGACGAGCCGGACATGAAGATCAATGACGTGCTCTCGCTGTCCATCATCGGCGGCATTCTCACCGTGGGTGTGCTGGCATCGATCTTCGCCGACCGGCGCGAGGCGCGATTGCAGGCGACCGACGAGGTCTGA
- the secG gene encoding preprotein translocase subunit SecG: MVWFTLITLLFTIISIVMILIILVQRPQGGGLAGAFGGAGGGGADTVFGGRVGDVLTWTTSIVFAVFLLVAVGLNWLDDLATEPLTTPPAVTGADNGATPTGGGTDSGAATGGGGASTPGGTGGGSGGGQ, from the coding sequence ATGGTCTGGTTTACGCTGATCACCCTGCTGTTCACCATCATCTCGATCGTGATGATTCTGATCATTCTCGTGCAGCGCCCGCAGGGGGGCGGACTGGCGGGCGCGTTCGGCGGTGCGGGTGGGGGCGGGGCCGACACCGTGTTCGGCGGACGCGTCGGAGACGTGCTGACGTGGACCACCAGCATTGTCTTCGCGGTCTTCCTGCTGGTGGCGGTGGGGTTGAACTGGCTGGACGATCTGGCTACGGAGCCGCTGACCACTCCTCCGGCGGTGACCGGCGCGGACAACGGCGCCACGCCGACGGGCGGGGGAACGGACTCGGGCGCGGCCACGGGCGGGGGAGGCGCTTCCACACCCGGCGGAACAGGGGGCGGTTCGGGCGGGGGTCAGTAA
- a CDS encoding YicC family protein — protein MTGFGVATAEDAGTHYTVEVRSLNNKYFKGTLRLPDELQALEAELEPALRRRLNRGSVVLTLQYSDVSEQAGAHINTAALASYLKQLNGLGSTLGDTAVRVDVGSLLALPGVVVQQPREDRLEAARSVVLRLADEACDRLLAMREREGRMLHDDLHRNRALIAERLAVVARRAPAVVEEYQARLRQRVESLLRDSGAAVRDEDLIREVAVYAERSDIAEEIARLTAHLDQFGEIIDATDPEPAGRTLDFLTQEMLREANTIASKSSDTEISRAIVEIKGAIDRIREQVQNVE, from the coding sequence ATGACGGGATTCGGGGTCGCCACGGCGGAGGATGCCGGCACCCATTACACCGTCGAAGTGCGATCGCTCAACAACAAGTACTTCAAGGGCACGCTGCGCCTGCCGGATGAGTTGCAGGCGCTGGAGGCGGAACTGGAGCCCGCGCTGCGACGGCGTCTCAACCGGGGCAGCGTGGTGCTCACACTGCAGTACTCCGACGTGTCGGAGCAGGCCGGGGCGCACATCAACACCGCCGCGCTGGCCTCGTACCTGAAGCAACTCAACGGACTGGGTTCAACGCTCGGCGACACGGCGGTGCGCGTTGATGTCGGCTCGCTGCTGGCCCTGCCAGGCGTGGTGGTGCAGCAGCCGCGCGAGGATCGGCTGGAGGCCGCCCGCTCCGTGGTGCTGCGTCTGGCCGACGAGGCCTGCGACCGGCTGCTGGCCATGCGCGAGCGCGAGGGGCGCATGCTTCACGACGACCTGCACCGCAACCGGGCCCTGATCGCCGAGCGGCTCGCGGTGGTGGCCCGGCGGGCCCCCGCGGTGGTGGAGGAGTACCAGGCGCGGCTGCGTCAGCGGGTGGAATCGCTTCTTCGTGACAGCGGCGCCGCCGTGCGCGACGAGGATCTGATCCGCGAGGTCGCCGTGTACGCCGAGCGATCCGACATCGCCGAGGAGATCGCCCGGCTCACCGCGCACCTCGATCAGTTCGGCGAGATCATCGACGCCACCGACCCCGAGCCGGCGGGACGCACGCTTGACTTCCTGACGCAGGAAATGCTCCGCGAGGCCAACACCATCGCCAGCAAGTCCAGCGATACCGAGATCAGCCGCGCCATCGTGGAGATCAAGGGGGCCATCGACCGCATCCGCGAACAGGTGCAGAACGTCGAGTAG
- a CDS encoding SdiA-regulated domain-containing protein encodes MSEGSTQPVSASSAPVRADGRLAAGAFVGVLAALLVIGLSWEPTHLRGVRMLPHTVTGRFALPEVGEPSGIAFHPGRQSLFVVGDGGGLAEVSLSGAALQRRDLGLRNLEAVTVDPATGLIYVGVEEAEQILEVDPQTLDIARRFDIERIFDGRTVLAEGGAETGLEGLAFVPDAAHPEGGTFFILNQAFSDDDPNDASAILEVEAPLRSSTERRAPARIIRFWPGEIPDLSAAHWDAVRRRLWVASDQLNLVMLFNPESGAFEHRWRLPGVEQEGFTLDDAGHAWIAQDVGGLIRLRLDLPDE; translated from the coding sequence ATGTCCGAAGGGTCCACCCAGCCGGTTTCCGCATCGTCAGCGCCAGTCCGTGCGGACGGGCGCCTGGCGGCGGGTGCGTTCGTGGGCGTGCTGGCGGCGCTGCTGGTCATCGGCCTTTCGTGGGAGCCGACGCATCTGCGCGGCGTGCGCATGCTCCCGCACACCGTGACCGGACGTTTTGCATTGCCCGAGGTGGGGGAACCGTCGGGCATCGCCTTTCACCCTGGTCGCCAGTCGCTGTTTGTCGTGGGCGATGGCGGGGGGCTCGCCGAGGTGTCCCTGAGCGGGGCCGCTTTGCAACGGCGTGACCTGGGTCTGCGAAACCTGGAAGCCGTCACCGTTGATCCCGCCACGGGGCTGATCTACGTCGGCGTGGAGGAGGCGGAGCAGATTCTCGAGGTTGATCCCCAGACCCTCGACATCGCGCGTCGGTTCGACATCGAGCGCATCTTCGACGGGCGAACCGTTCTGGCCGAGGGCGGCGCGGAGACCGGGCTGGAAGGGCTGGCCTTCGTGCCCGACGCCGCTCACCCCGAAGGCGGTACGTTCTTCATCCTCAACCAGGCGTTCTCCGACGATGATCCGAACGACGCCAGCGCGATCCTGGAAGTGGAGGCGCCGCTTCGCTCGTCCACCGAGCGACGAGCGCCGGCCAGGATCATCCGCTTCTGGCCGGGGGAGATTCCTGACCTTTCCGCCGCGCACTGGGACGCCGTGCGCCGGCGGCTGTGGGTGGCGAGCGATCAACTCAACCTGGTGATGCTCTTCAACCCGGAATCGGGCGCGTTTGAGCATCGGTGGCGTCTGCCTGGCGTGGAGCAGGAGGGATTCACGCTGGATGACGCCGGTCATGCATGGATCGCCCAGGATGTGGGCGGGCTGATCCGGCTGCGGCTTGACCTGCCCGATGAGTGA
- a CDS encoding sigma 54-interacting transcriptional regulator codes for MTNTPEPGGRLNRKALVALLEATRAITLERAVDPVLEQITRQAASILEAEAASILLLTGEGRELEFRTAVGPASGRLRRFRMPADAGIAGQVLRTGRAVRLDEARENRHFFAAVDEATDMRTRGMVAAPLIDQGEPQGVLEVLNPKGRACFGEEDVELLQLFANIAAGALRTVRVLDAATRENRALRAARGGVEVVGQSPALAEAMRLCQRVAGATTTVLLLGETGTGKEVAARAIHAASRRADKPFVAANCAAFSDHLLESELFGHEKGAFTGADRDRAGLFELAEGGTLFLDEVGETSPATQAKLLRVLQEREFTRLGGSTTIPCDVRVLAATNRDLHADVAAGRFREDLLYRLHVFPIRMPPLRERRQDIPRLVDHFTHRIAADMGVSAPSVASGVLDAMMTYHWPGNIRELRNVIERCVLLADPDVRVEHLPPEVTRGGAATDPVGTTTRTIAAASQPAPRAADQTYAAQERAIIAAALDAADWNQSEAARRLDVTRDFLRHRIRLYALTRPE; via the coding sequence ATGACGAACACTCCTGAACCCGGAGGCCGACTCAACCGCAAGGCGCTCGTCGCGCTGCTGGAGGCGACGCGCGCCATCACGCTGGAGCGCGCGGTGGACCCCGTTCTGGAGCAGATCACCCGGCAGGCGGCGTCGATCCTCGAAGCCGAGGCGGCCAGCATCCTGCTGCTGACGGGCGAAGGCAGGGAACTCGAGTTCCGCACCGCGGTCGGCCCGGCCTCGGGGCGGCTGAGGCGCTTCCGCATGCCGGCGGACGCCGGTATCGCCGGTCAGGTGCTGCGCACGGGTCGGGCGGTCCGGCTTGACGAGGCGCGGGAGAATCGGCACTTCTTCGCCGCGGTGGATGAAGCCACCGACATGCGAACCCGCGGCATGGTGGCGGCGCCGCTCATCGACCAGGGCGAGCCGCAGGGGGTTCTGGAAGTGCTCAACCCGAAGGGTCGGGCGTGTTTCGGCGAGGAAGACGTTGAACTGCTCCAGCTCTTCGCCAACATCGCCGCCGGAGCGCTGCGCACCGTGCGGGTGCTGGACGCGGCCACCCGTGAGAACCGCGCGCTGCGGGCGGCGCGCGGGGGTGTTGAAGTGGTGGGGCAATCGCCCGCCCTGGCCGAGGCGATGCGACTCTGTCAACGTGTGGCCGGCGCCACCACCACCGTGCTGCTGCTGGGAGAGACGGGTACCGGCAAGGAGGTCGCCGCACGCGCCATTCACGCCGCCTCGAGACGGGCGGACAAGCCCTTCGTCGCCGCCAACTGCGCGGCGTTCAGCGATCACCTGCTCGAGAGCGAGCTCTTCGGCCATGAGAAGGGCGCCTTCACCGGCGCCGATCGGGACCGCGCCGGGCTGTTCGAGCTGGCCGAGGGCGGCACGCTCTTTCTCGACGAGGTCGGCGAGACCAGCCCCGCCACGCAGGCCAAGCTGCTCCGCGTGCTTCAGGAGCGCGAGTTCACGCGGCTGGGCGGCTCTACGACCATCCCCTGCGACGTGCGCGTTCTCGCCGCCACCAACCGCGACCTGCACGCCGACGTGGCCGCCGGGCGGTTCCGCGAGGATCTGCTCTACCGGCTTCACGTCTTTCCCATCCGCATGCCGCCGCTGCGCGAGCGGCGCCAGGACATTCCCCGGCTGGTCGATCACTTCACGCACCGCATCGCCGCCGACATGGGCGTTTCCGCGCCATCCGTCGCTTCCGGCGTGCTCGATGCGATGATGACCTATCACTGGCCCGGCAACATACGCGAGCTGCGCAACGTCATTGAGCGATGCGTGCTGCTGGCCGACCCGGATGTGCGGGTGGAGCATCTGCCGCCGGAAGTGACGCGAGGTGGTGCGGCAACCGACCCTGTCGGAACGACGACCCGGACAATTGCGGCAGCGTCGCAACCGGCGCCGCGAGCCGCGGACCAGACCTATGCGGCCCAGGAACGGGCGATCATCGCCGCCGCGCTCGATGCCGCCGACTGGAACCAATCCGAGGCGGCCCGGCGACTCGACGTGACGCGCGACTTTCTGCGTCACCGGATTCGCCTGTACGCGTTGACCCGTCCGGAATGA